In Sodalis ligni, a single genomic region encodes these proteins:
- a CDS encoding SDR family NAD(P)-dependent oxidoreductase, with the protein MELGLAGKTVLVTGGSKGIGLAVARAFIREGARVGIVSRDGGNLEQARKALEEEGAVIAVARADLSQSEQADAAVAAIIQQLGSIDILVNSAGAARRNPPESLDSAAWHAALDAKYFTYIHTQDAVLKRWVDKARSVGTSQAGGAPSRQLGAIVNIVGTGGRVPHPSHVAGGAANAALLLSTLGLASHYARYGIRLNVVNPGYTLTERMDQTVAQEALRLGVSREKALERLSAELPLRRFGEPDEIANVVLFLASERASYVVGALISVDGGQHPII; encoded by the coding sequence ATGGAACTCGGTTTAGCGGGAAAAACGGTACTGGTGACCGGCGGCAGTAAAGGCATCGGTCTGGCGGTGGCTCGGGCGTTCATTCGCGAAGGAGCGCGGGTGGGTATTGTCTCCCGCGACGGGGGGAACCTGGAACAGGCGCGAAAGGCTCTGGAAGAAGAAGGCGCGGTCATTGCCGTGGCCCGGGCGGACCTGAGCCAAAGCGAACAGGCCGATGCCGCCGTGGCGGCGATTATCCAACAGTTGGGGTCCATCGATATTCTGGTGAACAGCGCCGGCGCCGCGCGCCGGAATCCGCCGGAATCCCTTGACAGCGCCGCCTGGCACGCCGCCCTGGACGCCAAGTATTTTACCTACATCCATACCCAGGACGCGGTGCTGAAACGCTGGGTGGATAAGGCCCGTTCAGTGGGTACGAGCCAGGCAGGCGGCGCGCCGTCGCGGCAGCTCGGCGCCATCGTCAATATCGTCGGCACCGGCGGACGGGTGCCTCATCCCTCCCATGTGGCGGGCGGCGCGGCCAATGCGGCGCTGCTGCTCTCCACCCTGGGACTGGCAAGCCATTACGCGCGCTACGGCATCCGGCTGAACGTGGTGAATCCGGGTTATACCCTGACCGAGCGCATGGACCAGACCGTGGCGCAGGAGGCGCTGCGCTTGGGAGTTTCACGCGAAAAGGCGTTAGAGCGGCTCAGCGCCGAATTGCCCCTGCGCCGCTTCGGCGAGCCGGATGAAATCGCCAATGTCGTGCTGTTCCTGGCCAGCGAACGCGCCAGCTATGTGGTGGGGGCATTAATCTCGGTGGACGGCGGCCAGCATCCCATAATTTAA